The Paenibacillus beijingensis nucleotide sequence ATGCCTTTGTCCATCAAATTATAGGATTCCAGTTTAGCAGCGAGACCGAATCCCCTTCCTTCGTGGTTAGCATGATAAGTAATAATGCCTCTTCCTTTTTTGGCTATATATTCCATAGCCTTATCAAGCTGCCATTTGCAGTCACAGCGCTCGCAACCAAATACTTCGCTGGTTATACATGAAGAATTTAAACGGTAATATATAGGCCCTTTCCATCCTTTCACCTCACCTTTTACTAATGCGAGATGTTCGGATGATCTTCCACCATCTTCAAAATCATTAGATATTGAAAAGCAATATAAAAAAAATGTACCAAACTTTGTATTCAGGCTCCCTTTTACAACATTGTTGATACGTAAATGATTATGATTAAAAACGAGGCTATTCAAACTTATCTCCTCCAATCAGATCATTACCTTCTGGTTCTATACTTAGAAGTATATAACAAACGAACTCTATAAATACAAAAAACGTAAATTATTAATATCTTAATTATATTAGTACGGTTCAAAAAAACTTGACGCATGATTCTTTGCAGGATACCATTATTCAAAACAGATACCTTATTATTCTTTTTTAGGAGGAAGATTTTCTTTGAACAATATTAATCTCAGCTTTTCTGAAAGAATTTGTGAACAAGTCAAATTAAAGAAATCCCATGCTGTAGTAGGTCTGGATCCAGATGTTAGAAAAATACCATCATTTATAATTCAAAAAGCAATAAATTCATTTGGTCAAGGTCCGGAAGCAGCAGGTAATGCCATTTTTCAATTCAATCAGTTAATTATTGATACCATAATGGATTTTGTAGCGGTAGTTAAACCGCAATTAGCTTATTATGAAGTCTTTGGTTCTTCAGGTATAGATGCATTTTGGAGAACAGTTGAATATGCACATTCAAAAGGGTTAATCGTTATTGCCGATGCAAAAAGAGGAGATATTTCTTCAACTGCGGAAGCCTATGCACAAGCATTTTTGAAAAAGTAAACATTTGGAAATATAGCACTAATTGGGTTGATGCATTAACAATTAACCCCTACTTGGGGAGGGATGGCCTTCTCCCATTTATCGAATCAACTAAAGTAAATAGTTCGGGAACGTTTATTTTGCTCAAAACAAGCAATCCATCGGCCGGAGATCTACAAGACATTCAGATGCAAAATGGCTTAAAGCTCACGGATAAAGTTAGCGATCTCATTGTATCCTTGCAACAAGCGGAAGATTCCAGCTATACCTATTCATCGATTGGTGCTGTTATTGGTGCCTCATACCCTAAAGATCTACAATATTTTAGAGAAAAATTGCCTCGTTGTATATTTTTGGTCCCTGGATACGGAACTCAGGGTGATTTTAGTGAGAACATTAAATATGCATTTAATTCAGATGGATATGGAGCATTAATAAACGCCTCAAGAAGTATTAATTACGCATTCGGTGAGCATATAGATGCATCTGAGGAAACGATAAGACAGATGATTCGCGATGCTGTTATTAAAATGAACGAAGACATTAATTACAATTTAGAGTTGGCAAACAAAATTCATTGGTAAATCAAAAGTTTTGTCGTATTCTTGAATTAGTGAACTATTAGGCTTACCAATTATTAAATTTATACAGAGTAAAGGGATAACCCCCATTCTCTCACATCAGCACAAACTGTTTCGAATATGAAGGTTCTAGAAGGACATAATAACAAGAAAGTAAACTTTTCAGCCCTTTCGCTTCTTTCTATAAGGAGTCGGCAGGGCAATATTTGTGTTCCGAAATATTTCCC carries:
- the pyrF gene encoding orotidine-5'-phosphate decarboxylase, producing MGRDGLLPFIESTKVNSSGTFILLKTSNPSAGDLQDIQMQNGLKLTDKVSDLIVSLQQAEDSSYTYSSIGAVIGASYPKDLQYFREKLPRCIFLVPGYGTQGDFSENIKYAFNSDGYGALINASRSINYAFGEHIDASEETIRQMIRDAVIKMNEDINYNLELANKIHW
- the pyrF gene encoding orotidine-5'-phosphate decarboxylase; protein product: MNNINLSFSERICEQVKLKKSHAVVGLDPDVRKIPSFIIQKAINSFGQGPEAAGNAIFQFNQLIIDTIMDFVAVVKPQLAYYEVFGSSGIDAFWRTVEYAHSKGLIVIADAKRGDISSTAEAYAQAFLKK